TCACATGTCGCATGATGCACGTACTTGGAAAAAAGAAAAACTGCGCGCTAATGGTGTCCAAGTTATTGAACACGATGGCGATTGCAACTTTGCAGTAGCTCAAGCTCGCCAACAAGCTTCCAATGATCCTTATACGTATTTTATTGACGATGAGGGTTCTAAAGATTTATTCCTTGGTTATGCTGTCGCTGCTGTGCGTCTACAAAAACAGTTAGTCCAACAACATATTCGTGTTGATCAAGATCATCCTATTTTCGTTTATCTGCCTGCTGGTGTCGGTGGCAGCCCGGGTGGTGTTACTTTTGGTTTGAAAGAAATTATTGGTTCCGATATCCATGGTATCTTTGCCGAGCCAACTCACATTCCTTCAGTTACTTTAGGAATGGCAACTGGTTTGAATCATGACATTTCAGTATACGATATTGGGATTGATGGTAATACTCAAGCTGATGGTCTAGCCGTCAGTCGTCCTTCCGTTTTGGCTGGACGTATCATGAAAACTTTTTTACGTGGTTGTGCAACTTTTAATGATTCGGAAATTTTAAAATATGTAACTTTACTAGCTGATAGTGAAAATATTAAAATTGAGCCTTCAGCTGCGGCTGGCTTTGCTATTATAAAAGAAACTGTTTCTGCTCTCCAAGACGATTATAATTTTGCCAATGCTACTCATATTGTTTGGTCAACTGGTGGTAATATGGTCCCAGTCGCTGATATGCAAAAATTTTATCAAATGGGAAAAGAACTCTTAAATTAAATATTAATAATAATTTTATGAGAAGATGATAATATTTATCA
The nucleotide sequence above comes from Bombilactobacillus bombi. Encoded proteins:
- a CDS encoding D-serine ammonia-lyase — protein: MDSNIAAKIAATPIVDQLKDYQPLFWKNPNYGQADSDLPFSKEYIFDAVARWERFAPYLAVAFPETKAMHGIIESPLTPIEHMQKAWSKYNNYDLPGTLYIKQDNALPISGSIKSRGGIYEVLKFAEKVAMTDGDLTYMDDYSVLATPRYQKIFSKYGITAGSTGNLGLSIGIAAATFGFKTTIHMSHDARTWKKEKLRANGVQVIEHDGDCNFAVAQARQQASNDPYTYFIDDEGSKDLFLGYAVAAVRLQKQLVQQHIRVDQDHPIFVYLPAGVGGSPGGVTFGLKEIIGSDIHGIFAEPTHIPSVTLGMATGLNHDISVYDIGIDGNTQADGLAVSRPSVLAGRIMKTFLRGCATFNDSEILKYVTLLADSENIKIEPSAAAGFAIIKETVSALQDDYNFANATHIVWSTGGNMVPVADMQKFYQMGKELLN